The Mycolicibacterium aurum genome segment CCCAGCACCGTAGTCGCGACCCGCATCAGTGCCGAGACGGTAGAGACGCGAGCGAGTGTGTCGAATCGCTGCTCGCCCCTGAGATTGAACAGATACAGATCGCCCATTCTCCAGCAGACGAACCAGACCAGAGCGACCGCGACCACGACCAGTTGAGAGTCCCGAGAAAGCCCGCCCAGCGCGCCGCTCCCCGACCCGTAGAGATAGGCGAACAGCACCACGCCGACCACGATCGCGGCCGACATGGACAGCCGCACGATTGCCCCGACGAGGCCATCTACTTGCTCGTTCTTGTCCGCGGCACGCAGGTTCGGGATGAATCGCTGCTGCACAACGTCGCTGCCCACGTTCGCGACCGCCACAGCGACCGTCACGCACCACACGACGTAGGCCACGACGCCGAAATCGTCGGGCCCCAATAATCTTGCGGCGATTGCGCTACCGACGAACCCGGAGAACGTGACGGCGGCGCCTGAGATGAAGCCGAGGAGTGTATTGCGGGCGAAGTTCGGCGCCATCAACCTTCTTCCCTCGACGAGACCGGCTGCATACTTACAGATGCACAGCGACCATCGTGCGTCCTCGCTTTGTCCGCGACGTCGCGGATCGCCCCCTTGACGATGTCCTCGGTTCCGGTCGTGCTGGAACTAGAGGCCCGGCCAGCTTCCACAACATATCGCTGGTGTGCGTCCGGCACTCGGATGATGGACAGATTCGTCCCGCATCTGAGCACCGAACGGGTGACCGATTTCGATGCCGTTGCGGTTACCGGGTGTTCTGCGAGTTGCTGATTCGCGAGTATCCCTCAACCCGGTAATTGAGAAGCCCGGCAAACTGCCCACACGCATAGAAAAGGCTGAAGTACGGCCGTGCCTGAACGGGGCGACGGGTTGCGAAGCCAATTCCGAGAAACACGACGCCGTACACACCGCTCCTGACGGCTCTTCCCAGCGAAGCCAACAAAGAATCATGGTGCTTGCGCAGCACACGGGTCTCGTTGGCACCCTCTCGAATCGCGCGGCGACGCACCCAACGCAAGGACTGTCTGTCAGCGGGCACCTCTTCGTACACCACCGCGTCGGCGCAGAAAAGCGTGACAGCCCCCGCCATTCGTATTCCGTAGAAGAAGTCCGTGTCCTCACCGCCCGTCGCCGAGAACGACGGGTCGAATCGGGGCGAGCCGGCCCGCTCCCACATGTGACGGAGCAACAGCGTGTTGTGCGTCGGTGCGTGGCGCAGTCGCTCGCCGCTTGCATGGGACCGGGCCTTGAAGAAGCCGCCACGCTGCACCCAATCCGGTGCGGGTTGAAGAAAGGCGCTGACCACTGGGCCCACCACCACGTCCGCTCCCGTCTGGGCTGCGAACGTGGTGAGGGTGGTCAGCCAATCCGGGTGCACCCACTCGTCGTCATCAACGAAGATGACGCCTTTGTATCGATCGCTGAAGTGATCGAGTGCGCGGTTCCGGGCTGCCGAGATACCGGGCTCGGGCTCAACGACATAGGTTGGGCTCAGCGAATGGTTGACTGCGACCGAACGCGCAGATTCCTCGGCATCGTTGTCGACGACGACGACATCCACGTTCGTCGACGAGATGGCCGCCTGCACACTGTCGAGTAGTCGCTGCAGCCCCGCAGGG includes the following:
- a CDS encoding glycosyltransferase family 2 protein, encoding MADHYLIAIATYLRPAGLQRLLDSVQAAISSTNVDVVVVDNDAEESARSVAVNHSLSPTYVVEPEPGISAARNRALDHFSDRYKGVIFVDDDEWVHPDWLTTLTTFAAQTGADVVVGPVVSAFLQPAPDWVQRGGFFKARSHASGERLRHAPTHNTLLLRHMWERAGSPRFDPSFSATGGEDTDFFYGIRMAGAVTLFCADAVVYEEVPADRQSLRWVRRRAIREGANETRVLRKHHDSLLASLGRAVRSGVYGVVFLGIGFATRRPVQARPYFSLFYACGQFAGLLNYRVEGYSRISNSQNTR